The Fusarium graminearum PH-1 chromosome 2, whole genome shotgun sequence genome includes a region encoding these proteins:
- a CDS encoding 2-deoxy-D-gluconate 3-dehydrogenase: protein MSASFFSLQGQTALVTGGTRGIGQAVAIGLAEAGSDIILVQRDTTSQSTKESIEKLGRKAFIYTADLSSQESVAALVPKVLADGHEIRILINCAGIQRRHPCEVFPDSDFNEVIQVNLNSVFTLCRDVGAHMLNLEPSPVTGRRGSIINFGSLLTFQGGFTVPAYAASKGAVGQMTKSFANEWTAKGITVNAIAPGYIETDMNEALLNNPERLASITSRIPAGNWGSPDDFKGTSVYLASKASGYVSGHVLVVDGGWMGR, encoded by the exons ATGTCTGCTTcgttcttctctcttcaagGCCAAACGGCTCTTGTCACTGGTGGCACACGTGGTATTGGCCAAGCTGTAGCCATCGGCCTGGCAGAGGCTGGCTCCGACATCATTCTAGTACAG AGAGACACAACATCACAATCGACGAAGGAGTCAATCGAGAAGCTAGGCCGAAAGGCTTTTATTTACACCGCCGACCTATCATCGCAAGAATCTGTTGCTGCTCTTGTGCCCAAGGTCCTTGCCGACGGTCATGAGATCcgcatcttgatcaactgTGCTGGCATTCAGCGACGTCACCCTTGCGAAGTCTTCCCTGACAGCGACTTCAATGAG GTTATCCAAGTCAACCTCAACTCTGTTTTCACTCTTTGTCGCGATGTTGGCGCCCATATGCTAAATCTAGAACCGTCCCCCGTCACCGGTCGTCGcggcagcatcatcaacttcggCTCCCTTCTGACATTCCAGGGCGGCTTCACAGTCCCCGCCTACGCCGCATCTAAAGGCGCTGTTGGCCAAATGACCAAGAGTTTCGCCAACGAGTGGACTGCCAAGGGCATTACCGTCAACGCAATTGCTCCTGGATACATCGAAACTGATATGAATGAGGCTCTACTAAACAACCCAGAGCGTCTCGCCAGCATCACTTCGAGAATTCCCGCCGGCAACTGGGGCTCGCCGGATGATTTCAAGGGCACTTCGGTGTACCTCGCAAGCAAGGCCAGCGGATATGTAAGCGGGCATGTCTTGGTCGTcgatggtggatggatgggtcGATAA
- a CDS encoding glucosamine 6-phosphate N-acetyltransferase, translated as MAQEGIFSANLLSSEVKAALPEGYTLRALRKSDFNNGFLDCLRVLTTVGDITEADFVKQYDDMAAAGSYYIIIIEDTSRKENPVVGTGALITERKFIHSLGAVGHIEDIAVAKDQQGKKLGLRIIQALDYVAEQVGCYKSILDCSEANEGFYVKCGFRRAGLQMAHYYEGEKGKSK; from the exons ATGGCTCAAGAAGGTATCTTCAGCGCCAACCTCCTCTCTtccgaggtcaaggccgcTCTCCCTGAGGGCTACACCCTGCGCGCTTTGCGCAAGTCCGACTTCAACAACGGTTTCCTCGACTGCTTGCGCGTCTTGACCACGGTTGGCGATATCACCGAGGCCGACTTCGTTAAGCAGTACGACGACATGGCCGCTGCTGGCAGCTACTACATTATCATCATTGAAGACACCTCGCGCAAAGAAAACCCTGTCGTCGGTACTGGTGCTCTGATCACTGAGCGCAAGTT CATCCACTCCCTTGGCGCCGTCGGCCACATCGAGGATATCGCTGTCGCAAAGGACCAGCAGGGCAAGAAGCTAGGTCTCCGAATCATCCAAGCGCTCGATTATGTCGCCGAGCAGGTCGGCTGCTACAAGAGTATCCTGGATTGCAGCGAGGCCAACGAAGGTTTCTACGTTAAGTGCGGTTTCCGACGAGCTGGTCTCCAAATGGCCCACTACTACGAGGGCGAAAAGGGTAAATCTAAGTGA
- a CDS encoding GCY protein: MAPSTFKLNTGQEIPAVGLGTWQSPAGEVEKAVTYALKDGYKLIDCAYCYGNEEEVGAGLKAAFKAGVKREDIFVVTKAWATYNTRVELALDKSLKALGLDYVDLFLVHWPLLLNPDGNDDKFPKKPDGSRDVIRDYNHVDGWKLMEKLPATGKTRAVGVCNYSKKYLEELLPHATIVPAVNQIENHPELPQQEIVDFCKEKGIHIEAYSPLGSTGGPVMSAEPVVKIADKKGVSASTVLLSYHGNTVLAKSVNPERITANKTIVDLDDEDMKALNDYSAELQKNNQVKRYVYPPFGIDFGFPDKS, from the exons ATGGCTCCTTCGACCTTCAAACTCAACACTGGCCAGGAGATTCCTGCTGTCGGACTCG GTACTTGGCAGTCCCCCGCAGGCGAGGTTGAGAAAGCCGTTACATATGCTCTAAAGGACGGATACAAGCTGATTGACTGCGCCTACTGCTACGGAAACGAAGAGGAGGTTGGCGCTGGTCTCAAGGCTGCCTTTAAGGCTGGTGTCAAGCGTGAGGACATCTTTGTCGTTACCAAGGCCTGGGCTACCTACAACACCCGTGTCGAGCTGGCTCTcgacaagagcttgaaggcCCTGGGCCTTGACTACGTCGACCTTTTCCTAGTA CACTGGCCTCTACTCCTCAACCCTGATGGCAACGACGACAAGTttcccaagaagcctgatgGTTCCCGAGATGTTATTCGAGACTACAACCATGTCGATGGCTGGAAGCTCATGGAGAAACTACCCGCTACTGGCAAGACGAGAGCTGTCGGTGTTTGCAAC TACAGCAAGAAGTACCTGGAAGAGCTTCTGCCTCATGCAACTATCGTGCCCGCTGTTAACCAGATCGAAAACCACCCTGAGCTTCCCCAGCAGGAGATCGTTGACTTCtgcaaggagaagggcatcCATATTGAGGCTTACAGTCCTCTTGGCAGCACAGGTGGTCCCGTCATGAGTGCTGAGCCCGTTGTCAAGATTGCTGATAAGAAAGGCGTTTCTGCCTCTACTGTGCTCCTCAGCTACCACGGCAA CACCGTGCTCGCCAAGTCGGTCAACCCTGAGCGCATCACCGCTAACAAGACCAttgtcgaccttgatgacgaagacatGAAGGCTCTCAACGACTACTCTGCCGAGCTCCAAAAGAATAACCAAGTCAAGCGATATGTTTACCCTCCTTTCGGTATCGATTTCGGCTTTCCCGACAAGTCATGA
- a CDS encoding xylosidase/arabinosidase: MAPLITNVYSADPSAHVFNGKIYVYPSHDRETDIKFNDNGDQYDMADYHVFSTESLDPPAEVTDHGVVLKTEDIPWVSKQLWAPDAAEKDGKYFLYFPARDKQGIFRIGVAVGDKPEGPFTPDPEPIKGSYSIDPASFVDDDGQGYLYFGGLWGGQLQCYQKGNDIFDPEWQGPKEVSGEGVPAQGPRVAKLSDDMHQFAGEVQEIQILAPETGKPILGDDHDRRFFEAAWMHRRNGKYYFSYSTGDTHFLCFAIGDSPLGPFTYGGRILEPVLGWTTHHSVVEFKGKTYLFYHDCELSKGVDHLRSVKAKEIFYDDDGKIITTTAD, translated from the coding sequence ATGGCGCctctcatcaccaacgtcTACAGTGCTGACCCCTCAGCCCATGTCTTCAATGGCAAGATCTATGTCTATCCCTCTCACGATCGTGAGACCGatatcaagttcaacgacAATGGCGATCAGTACGACATGGCTGACTACCATGTCTTCAGTACTGAGAGCCTGGACCCGCCTGCCGAGGTCACTGACCATGGTGTCGTCCTGAAGACAGAAGACATCCCTTGGGTGTCCAAGCAACTCTGGGCTCCTGATGCCGCTGAGAAAGACGGCAAATACTTCCTTTACTTCCCCGCACGAGACAAGCAGGGAATCTTCcgcattggtgttgctgtcggTGACAAGCCAGAGGGTCCTTTCACCCCAGACCCAGAGCCTATCAAGGGTAGCTACAGCATTGACCCCGCAAGCTTTGTGGATGACGATGGACAGGGATATCTCTACTTCGGAGGTCTCTGGGGTGGACAACTGCAATGCTACCAAAAGGGCAATGATATCTTTGATCCTGAGTGGCAGGGTCCTAAGGAAGTCAGCGGCGAGGGTGTCCCCGCCCAGGGACCGAGAGTTGCTAAGCTTAGTGATGATATGCACCAATTCGCAGGCGAAGTTCAGGAAATCCAGATCCTTGCCCCCGAGACGGGCAAGCCTATTCTAGGAGACGACCATGACCGACGTTTCTTCGAAGCGGCATGGATGCACAGGAGGAACGGCAAATACTACTTCTCGTACTCTACAGGAGACACACACTTCCTCTGCTTCGCCATCGGTGACAGCCCTCTCGGACCCTTCACCTATGGAGGTCGAATTCTGGAGCCTGTGCTGGGGTGGACGACACACCACTCGGTTGTCGAGTTCAAAGGCAAAACCTACCTCTTCTACCATGACTGTGAGTTGAGCAAGGGCGTCGATCACTTGAGATCggtcaaagccaaagaaaTCTTttacgatgatgatggcaagatcattACCACTACAGCCGACTAG